TTCGGCGATCGCCCGCTGCAACGCCGTTTCGGCCTCCTTGCGATCAGTGATATCGATGGAGATGCAGATCATCCCCGCCAGCTCATGATCTTGGTTGAACAGGGGCGAATGGGTCACCAAGGCCCAAAACACGCTGCCATCGCGTCGCAACAGCTGCTTTTCGGCCGTCCAGCTTTCGCCTTGAACCATCGACAGCAGCAGCCCCTCGGCCTCGGCTTGATCCTCCGGCCTCAGGAGCAGCTCTAGCACCTTGCGATCGCGCACTTCCTCAAAGGTCCAGCCGTACAGCCGCGCCGCGAAGTCATTCCAGTACAAAATGCCGCCCGCCAAATCCGTGGCGATCACCGCGTGATCGACCATCTGCAGCAGCCGCGCCTGGAAGTGGAGGGCCGCCTCAGCCCGCTGGCGCTCCGAAACTTCTTGCTCAAGCTGCTGATTGGTTGCGATGAGGGCCACAGTGCGCTGATCGACCAAGTCCTGTAGGCGATCGCGATACTGGTAGAGCTCTGCTTCTAGGCGCTTGCGCTCGGTGATGTCACGCACCACCCACACCACCGATTCAGCGTCCAGGGGAGAGACATTGGCCGAAAACCAGTGCTCGCCCCGATCCGGCAGGTTCAGCGCATACTCGGTATGGATGGTCTGGCCCAGGTCCAAAGCCTGCTGCGTCACCTGGATAATGTACTTCGCCTCATCCGCAGGCATCACGTCCGCCACGGCCAGCCCTGACAGAGCCGCTGCGCGATCGTAGAGGTAGCGCGGATCGCTGGTGACGACCTTGCGGTAGCGGCCTTCGCGATCGAGGATCACCACCAGGTCCGACATGGCCGCAAAGACGGCTCGCAGCTCCGACTCCGAGTTTTGCAGGGCCAGCTCCGCCAGCCTGCGCTCGGTGATGTCGCGCCCGACAGACTGGATCTCCGCCACGTTGCCCTGGCGATCGCGGATCGCCTGGTCCGTCCACTGCTGCCAGCGCACCGATCCATCTGCAGCGATCGCCTGGTGCTCATAGGTAATGCTGTTTTGCCCCGCCAGCAGCGCCGCGATGTGCTGCTGGGGAATCGCGCGATCGCCCTCCGGAATCAGCTCCAAAAAGCTGCGCCCCAAAAGCTCCTCCGGCGATCGCCCAAAATAATCGCAGTAGGCCTGGTTGACGAACGTCAGCGTGCCATCCGGCTGAAAGCAGCAGATAAAATCCGGAACCCGGTTCAAAATGTGGCGATACTGCTGCTCCCGCAGGCTCAAGCCAGCCTCATCTCCCCACACCGTCGCCCCAGCGAGCTGCGGCTCCGCCAGAGCCGTCACCGCGTTTTGCAGATCCTCCCACACCTCCTGCAAGCGCTCCGTTCCCAGCAGTTGCCAAATATCCCCCTGGCTCACCACCCCCACCAGATCTTCTTGGGCATCCACAACCACCAGGCGACGGACATTGTGGGACTGCATCTGCCCCAGAGCCACCAGCAAAGACGTCTCCAGATCCGCCGTCACCACCGGCCGCTTCATCACCGCCTGGGCCGTCAGCTTCTCGAGGTCCAGATTGAGGGCTTGGAGCTGCGCAACATCCTGGCGCGTGAGCAGCCCGACCGGGCGCTGGGCCTCCGTCAGCACCAGGCAGCGATCGGCTGAGCTTGCCATGAGCAGGAGGGCCTGGGCGACACTCACCGACGGGGAGGCCTGGACCATCTGCCGAGGCCGCACCAAGCGCACTTGGCCATAGCGCAGCAAGTCCATGGGCGACAAGGCCGTCCGCAGGTCGTCGAGGGTAACCACCGCCAGGGGATGCCCCTGGGCATTGACCACGGGCAGGTGCCACAAACTGTACTGCTGCAACAGGTTCAGGACCGTTAAGGGGTTTTTGACCTCTTCTAGAGAAATCGCGATCGCGGGCTGGAGCAGGCAGTCTTGCAGGGTTTGAGCAGAGGCGGGTTTTTTCTTGATGGCCTGGAGAATTTCAGTATCTGTGACCAGCCCCACCAAGCGACGGTGCTGGGTGACCAGCATGACATTGCGCTGCGTCTCCTCCATCACCGCGATCGCCTGCTGAAGAGAAGTCTTGGCGTCGCAGGTGAGGAGAGGGCGCTGAATAATTTTGTCAATAAATGGCTCAGAGAGATTAGAGGAGTTTGGCATAACCTTAGGACACAGGCAATCCACACTATCAGATCAAAAAATTCTCTCTATACAGAGTACCCAGTCTAGAGAAGAGCACTGTTTAACTGTTTGAAAAAGATAGATTTCCTACTTTAGGTGTAGCCTATTTTTTTCGCTAAATGGACGCTCCACAAAGAGGACAATTTAGCAAGCCCCCAAAGTAGGTTAATCGCCTGATTTTCTTGATCTTTTGCAAGTTACAGTAAAATCATTGACCTCTTTCTTCTAGAAGAAACTTAACGAAGGAGTAATTTGAGCGAGCAAAAGACGGCTTTTTGAGCCAACACCGGCTGGACTTTGTCCGTCACTCTCTAGGCCAGTGAGCTTTTCATTCTGTTCTTTTTGACGGTCGTCTTCAGCAAGCAGGTTCAAACTGCTTTTCTAGCTTTTGTTTACCTTTCTTTGCTCAATTTTGTTGATTTTAGTCGCTTAGGCCGCGCTCTCTTTCGCCAAGACTTCGTCAAGACATAGATCTCCATTTTCGAGTTTAGTCTCGAGCCTATCTTTCCCGAACGAGTCATTCGCAGGAGATTTATACGATGGTTAGCCGAACTTGTGGGGAGCGATCGCTCCCTACCGGCTCCCAGGCAACCCTCAAAAGCCTTTCAGGCCACCGATCGCGCGATCGGTGGCCTGAAAGGTTTTTAAGAAATTGAGATAGCGAAGCCAGCAGTCTTTTTTAATTCAGCCCGTCATCGATCATAGAGTCGTCGACCGAGGCAGCGGGCACGGGGCAAGCAATCTGGGAGCCCAGCTCGCGCCAGGTTTTGGGGCCGACCATGCCATCGTCAATCAGGCCGTGGTTGGACTGGAACAGCCGCACCGCGTTGCGGGTCTCGGGGCCAAACACCGCATTGAAGGGGATCGAGAAGCCGTAGCGCAGGATCAGGATTTGCTGCAAAAAGCGTACCGCTTCGCCAGTGTTGCCTTCGCGCAGGGAGGGGAGGCTGATGATGGAGGTAAAAGCAGTCATGGTGTTTCTCCTGAAAGGAAGTGAGTGAATGTTGCTAGGGAGTACTCCAGCCCAGGCGAAACGGATTTCTGGGGGCAGGGGGTGCGAAAAGGGGTGATTTCACGGCGGGGAACCGGGGCTAGGGCAGCGGCTGGGCGATCGCCCTATGATAGAAAGGTTTCTTTTGCTGACCCTGGGCGCTTCCCACCATGACCGTTTCTCCGACCCCGAGCTCCGCTGCGGCCAAAGCCTCTCGCGATCGCCCCGAACTGCTGGCCCCCGCCGGGTCCTGGGACTGCGCCAAGGCCGCCGTCGAAAACGGGGCCGACGCGATCTACTTCGGGCTAGAGCGGTTTAATGCGCGGATGCGGGCCGAGAACTTTACTGAGGGAGATTTGCCGGCGCTGATGGCCTATCTCCATCGCCGGGGCCTGCGGGGCTACGTGACTCTCAACACGTTGGTGTTTCCCCAGGAGCTCGCTGAGGCGGAGCGCTACTTGCGCAGCATCATCGGGGCGGGCGTAGATGCCGCGATCGTCCAGGATGTGGGCATTTGTCGCCTGATTCGCCACTTATCACCGGATTTTCCCATTCACGCTTCGACCCAGATGACCGTGACCAGCGCAGCGGGGGTGGAGTTTGCGCGGTCCCTGGGCTGCCAGCTGGTGGTGCTGGCGCGGGAGTGCTCCCTCGCAGAGATCCGCAAAATTCAGCAGCAGACGCGCGATCGCGGGGTGGCGCTGCCGCTGGAGGCTTTTGTGCACGGCGCGCTGTGTGTGGCCTACTCGGGCCAGTGCCTGACCAGCGAGGCCCTGGGCGGGCGATCGGCCAATCGCGGGGAGTGCGCCCAGGCTTGCCGGATGCCCTACGAGCTGATCGCCGACGGGAAAGCGGTGGATTTGGGCGATCGCCGCTATCTGCTGAGTCCCCAGGATCTGTCGGGGCTGGCGGTGCTGCCGGAGCTGGTGCAGGCGGGCATTTGCTCGCTCAAGATCGAAGGGCGGCTCAAGACGGCGGAATATGTGGCCAACGTGACGCGGGTGTACCGGCAGGCCCTCGATCGGGCAATGGCTGAGCTGCCCACCCCAGCGGCAACGGCCCAAGAGGAGCGCTATGCCCTGGAAATGGCCTTCTCGCGGGGGCTGTATACGGGCTGGTTTGAGGGCATCGACAATCAGCAGCTAGTCCACGGACGCTTTGGTAAAAAGCGGGGCGTCTACGTGGGCGAGGTGACGCGGGTCCAGGGCGATCGCGTGACGGTGCGCCTAGAAGTGCCGGTCAAGGCCGGGGATGGGGTGGTTTTTGACGGCGGCCATCCCGAGGCGGAGCAGGGCGGCCGGGTCTACACCGTGGACCTCCAGGGCCGGGAGGCGGTGCTGACCTTTGGGCGGCGAGATCTGGATTTGCGCCGGGTGCGGGTGGGCGATCGCCTCTGGAAAACCAGCGATCCCGAGCTCGATCGCCAGCTGCGCCAGACCTACAGCGGCGACACGCCTCAGTTTCAGCGGCCCATCGAGATCGAGGTCCACGGCGAAGCGGGGCTGCCGCTGGTGGCGATCGCCCGCGACGAGCTGGGCCACTTGGCCCAGGTGGAGTCCGCCATGGCCTTGGTAGAGGCCCACACCAAGCCCCTCACCGCCGAGCGACTCCAGGAGCAATTTGGCCGCCTGGGCAACACGCCCTTTCGCTTGGCGGCCCTGACCAGCGCGGTGGTCGGCGAGGTGATGCTGCCGGTCAGCGAGCTCAATCGCCTGCGGCGATCGCTGGTGGAGCGCCTGGAAACCCTGCGATCGCAGCCCCAGCGCTGGCAGCTTCGCCCCGAGGCCTCCTACCGCGACCTGCTGCCCGCTCGCCCGCCAGCTCCGGACACTGAACCTGAGCTAACCGTTTTGGTGCGGCGCTTTGATCAATTGCAGGGGGCGATCGCGGCGGGCATCGAGCGAGTGTACTGCGAATTTGAAGATCCTCGGGCCTACCGCGCCGCCGTGGCCTGGGTGCGCGACCACGCTCCCCAGGCCGAAGTCTGGGTCGCGCCGCCCCGGATCACCAAGCCGGGCGAAAACTGGATCTTGCAGCAGGTGCGCCAGAGCAACGCCGACGGCTACCTCGTTCGCAACTACGATCACCTGGCCTTTTTCGCGGGCGATCGCTGTCTTGGGGACTTTTCGCTTAATATCGCCAACCCCCTCACCGCCGCCTACTTCCAGCAAACCTTTGGCCTGGAGCGCCTCACCGCCTCCTACGACCTCAACATCGATCAGCTCAGCGCCCTGCTGCAAAGCTGCCCTCCCAGCTGGTTTGAGGTGACCATTCACCAGCACATGCCCATGTTCCATATGGAGCACTGCGTTTTTTGCGCGTTTCTCTCCGAGGGCACCGACTACACCAACTGCGGACGCCCCTGCGAGAAGCACGAGGTGAAGCTGCGGGTGAATGAAATTCGGCCCAAGGGCGTCCGCGCCGGCACCGAACACATCCTTCAGGCCGATGCGGGATGTCGCAATACCGTCTTTAATGGCATCGCCCAAACTGGAGCCGAATACACCCAGCGGCTAATTGACCAAGGCGTGCGCCACTTCCGAGTCGAGTTTGTAGACGAGAGTCCGGCCCAGGTGGACCAAACCCTGGCCCGCTATCGTCAACTACTGCGCGGGGAGATCACCGGTGCCCAACTGTGGCGATCGCTCCGTCTGCAAAGTCAGCTCGGCGTCACCCGTGGCACCATCGGCCTCGGAGCCCACCATCCCTCCTGATGTCACTGCCCTCTCCCATGCAAACGCTGCGTCCCCATCTGCGCTGGTTACTGCCCCTGGCAGCCGGAATTCTGTCTCTAGTGCTCACCCTGGCCTTTCACTATCGTCACCAGCTGCCGCTCCTGGCCGAAGTCGAGCCCGCAGTTCCCCAGGCATCCCTCTCAGTCGCCGTGCCGACTCCGGCCCCCGTGGCTTCCCCGGCTGCCGTACCGGCTCCGCCCTCAGCGACGCCCTCACCCACTCCCAGCCCCAAGGCCCCAGCATCTCCAGCCCCAGCCAAGCCCCAGCCCGTCGATCCGGCTCAGTACACCGCCGAAGAAAAGGCGCTCAATGAGCAGGCCAAGCGGCGCTTCAAGCAGTCCATTCCGTCCGTCGATGGCATGGTGGAAATGCAGGTGGCGATCGCCTCTGGCAGCGTGGTCACCGTCGGCAGCCCAGACGGGGCCACCCTCCACGACGAGAGCGGCGCGCTCTTGGCCGAGATGCCCGCCAAAGAACTCTACACTGCCCAAATGGGCGCGTCAGGGATTGCTTTGGGCTCCACGGAGCTCCCCAGCGTTGTGTGGCTGGAGCCGAGCTTTGGGGGACTGCTGCAAGTGGGCGATCGCCTCTATCGCGGCAGCCTGATGCTAGCCGTGCACAAAGGCGAGATCTGGGCGGTCAACTATATCAATCTGCGCGAATATCTCCACAGCGTTGTGGGCAGCGAAGTCTCACCCAGCTGGCCCGCCGAAGCCCTCAAGGCCCAGGCGGTCGCGGCCCGCTCCTACGCGCTCACCTACTATTTCCGGCCCGTGAGCAGTCTCTATCACATGGGCTCCGATGAGTATTACCAGGTCTATAGCGGCATCGGTCGCGAAGCCCCCGAAACCAGCGCCGCCGTGGACGCCACCGCAGGCGAATTTGTCAGCTATCGGGGCGGCATTGTGGAGTCTCTCTATGCAGCCTCCGATGACATCGTGGCGGAGGCCTTCGAGGGCAAGGGCATGAGCCAGCTCGGGGCGCTCGACCTGGCGAAAGGCGGCTATTCCTATCACCAGATTCTCAGCCACTACTACCCCACCACCGGCGTCGCCCGCTTTGAGGCTGATTTTGAGTAGCCCTCGAAGCGCGATCGCCCATGGTAATCTCGACAGTAGTTTTTGAGACGCGATCGCCCATGGGTAGCCAATCCACCGCCAAAACTATCTTTCTTCTCACCTCCATGGTGGGCTGGCTCATCGTCGGAGCCGCCATGATGTATCTCTTTCCCCAAGTGGCGGACTGGATCGTCTCCTCCGAGCTCACCCACCGCTGGATGGAGAACCTGGGGCGCGGCGGCTACAACCCCACTCTGGGCTGGGCTGGCGGCGGGATCGCCCTAGGAGCAAACATCGTCGGCAACTGGGTTTGGTATCAGCGCTTCGACGACAAGCTCTAACTCTCTCTTTGTTCTGCGCTCGATTGGTAGTCAAGGAGTGCTTGGACTCAACCACTGTCCCAAATTGGTGCCTGCTGGTCACCGACAAACAGAGAAATTCAGTTGTGAGATCAAAGGGCGATCGCCCTCAGTGGCCCGCAGAGTCAGAGCTTTAAGCAGTTATTTCAAGCAAGGGAAAGAGACACAATTTCGATGGCCCAGCATGTCCTGATCGTCTGTGAAGCCTGCGGCAGCGACAAAAAAACCCCAGGAGACACCCCCGGCAAGCGCCTGATGCGACAGCTCCAAGTCCTGCATCAGCAGTGGCCCCGCCGAGCAGAGCTGGATCTCGAAACCACCGGCTGTCTGTGCGTGTGCGATCGCCCCTGCGCCATCGCCTTCGTCGGCACCCACAAGCCCAGCTTTCTGTTTGGCGATCTCTCCCCCGAGACCAGCGCCGAGGACCTGCTGATCGCGGCTGAGCTCTACCTGGACAAGGCCGACGGCATGGTTCCCGCCTACGACCTGCCCCTCCCCCTGCGATCGCGCCGGATCGCCCGGATTCCCGCCGCTCCCTGACCGGGGATTCAAATCAGTCTTTAAACAGCGCTTCAGCGATCGCCGGAGACTGGGCCAGCGTCTCGGCTCCCTGGCGCATCCGCTCAATGTCCTCCGCAGGCCAGGGCCGCACCTGGCTGTGGTGGGCGATCAGGAGCCCCCAGAGATTCCCGGCCACCAGCACCGGCACCACCAGATTGGCCCGCACCCCCAGATCTCGCAAAAAGTCGCGGTGGCAATCATTAATCGGCTCAGTCTCGATATCGGCGATCGCCCGCACCCGGCCCGCCAAATACAGCGCTGCATACTCGCCATTGAAGCAGTCATCTGGTCCGGTCGAGCCCAAAATTGAGCAGTCAGGCGATCGCAGCGCCTCAAAAGTCACCTGTCCCCGCCACGGCTGATAAAAGTAGTACAGCACCACCCGATCGACCTGGAGCCCCTCACACAACTCTTGGGTCGTGCGCTGCACCAGCGTATCTCGCTCAATCGTCTGAGAAAGGCGGTCAAGAATATTTCTCAACCCCAGATTTTGTGGGGCACTGGGGTCAAAACGAAACTGACGCTCAAAGGGAACCGTCACGGGTCTATCGCCAAACTGCTATATCAACCATTCATGGTAGAGTCTGCCTGGCGTGTTAACGCTTTTGTTAAGACCCTCTGAAGAAATCTCCCATCAAAAAGCTGCCCATGAAACCATGGGCAGCCAAAACTTGATCGAGCCGAACCCATAGCTAAAAGCTAGAGAATTCAAGGCCTAGGATAAATCCCAGCAAATTGTTTCCCGTAGAAACAACGTGTCTCTCCCAAACCGGCTTAAGCCTTGCTAGAGTCCTTGCGCTGGCGCTGAGCGATGACCGCAGCACCCGCCACCAACAGCCCCGTCATCAAACCGGGCTCAGGAACTCTGGCCGGAGGATTGTTTTCAGGGACATCCCGATAGTAAACGCTGATGTGCGAAACATCCTTGGCAAAGGGAGAAT
This genomic stretch from Geitlerinema sp. PCC 7407 harbors:
- a CDS encoding peptidoglycan-binding protein; translation: MTAFTSIISLPSLREGNTGEAVRFLQQILILRYGFSIPFNAVFGPETRNAVRLFQSNHGLIDDGMVGPKTWRELGSQIACPVPAASVDDSMIDDGLN
- a CDS encoding U32 family peptidase, whose protein sequence is MTVSPTPSSAAAKASRDRPELLAPAGSWDCAKAAVENGADAIYFGLERFNARMRAENFTEGDLPALMAYLHRRGLRGYVTLNTLVFPQELAEAERYLRSIIGAGVDAAIVQDVGICRLIRHLSPDFPIHASTQMTVTSAAGVEFARSLGCQLVVLARECSLAEIRKIQQQTRDRGVALPLEAFVHGALCVAYSGQCLTSEALGGRSANRGECAQACRMPYELIADGKAVDLGDRRYLLSPQDLSGLAVLPELVQAGICSLKIEGRLKTAEYVANVTRVYRQALDRAMAELPTPAATAQEERYALEMAFSRGLYTGWFEGIDNQQLVHGRFGKKRGVYVGEVTRVQGDRVTVRLEVPVKAGDGVVFDGGHPEAEQGGRVYTVDLQGREAVLTFGRRDLDLRRVRVGDRLWKTSDPELDRQLRQTYSGDTPQFQRPIEIEVHGEAGLPLVAIARDELGHLAQVESAMALVEAHTKPLTAERLQEQFGRLGNTPFRLAALTSAVVGEVMLPVSELNRLRRSLVERLETLRSQPQRWQLRPEASYRDLLPARPPAPDTEPELTVLVRRFDQLQGAIAAGIERVYCEFEDPRAYRAAVAWVRDHAPQAEVWVAPPRITKPGENWILQQVRQSNADGYLVRNYDHLAFFAGDRCLGDFSLNIANPLTAAYFQQTFGLERLTASYDLNIDQLSALLQSCPPSWFEVTIHQHMPMFHMEHCVFCAFLSEGTDYTNCGRPCEKHEVKLRVNEIRPKGVRAGTEHILQADAGCRNTVFNGIAQTGAEYTQRLIDQGVRHFRVEFVDESPAQVDQTLARYRQLLRGEITGAQLWRSLRLQSQLGVTRGTIGLGAHHPS
- a CDS encoding SpoIID/LytB domain-containing protein yields the protein MSLPSPMQTLRPHLRWLLPLAAGILSLVLTLAFHYRHQLPLLAEVEPAVPQASLSVAVPTPAPVASPAAVPAPPSATPSPTPSPKAPASPAPAKPQPVDPAQYTAEEKALNEQAKRRFKQSIPSVDGMVEMQVAIASGSVVTVGSPDGATLHDESGALLAEMPAKELYTAQMGASGIALGSTELPSVVWLEPSFGGLLQVGDRLYRGSLMLAVHKGEIWAVNYINLREYLHSVVGSEVSPSWPAEALKAQAVAARSYALTYYFRPVSSLYHMGSDEYYQVYSGIGREAPETSAAVDATAGEFVSYRGGIVESLYAASDDIVAEAFEGKGMSQLGALDLAKGGYSYHQILSHYYPTTGVARFEADFE
- a CDS encoding DUF1636 family protein, translated to MAQHVLIVCEACGSDKKTPGDTPGKRLMRQLQVLHQQWPRRAELDLETTGCLCVCDRPCAIAFVGTHKPSFLFGDLSPETSAEDLLIAAELYLDKADGMVPAYDLPLPLRSRRIARIPAAP
- a CDS encoding GAF domain-containing protein — encoded protein: MTVPFERQFRFDPSAPQNLGLRNILDRLSQTIERDTLVQRTTQELCEGLQVDRVVLYYFYQPWRGQVTFEALRSPDCSILGSTGPDDCFNGEYAALYLAGRVRAIADIETEPINDCHRDFLRDLGVRANLVVPVLVAGNLWGLLIAHHSQVRPWPAEDIERMRQGAETLAQSPAIAEALFKD